One Pseudomonas muyukensis DNA segment encodes these proteins:
- a CDS encoding carboxyl transferase domain-containing protein translates to MATLHTQINPRSAEFAGNSAAMLEQVTHLRGLLAHVAQGGGPKAQQRHTSRGKLLPRERIDRLLDAGSAFLEIGQLAAHEVYGEDVPAAGVIAGIGRVEGVECMIVANDATVKGGSYYPLTVKKHLRAQTIALQNRLPCIYLVDSGGANLPRQDEVFPDREHFGRIFFNQANMSALGIPQIAVVMGSCTAGGAYVPAMADEAIMVRQQATIFLAGPPLVKAATGEVVSAEELGGADVHCRTSGVADHYADNDEHALAIARRSVANLNWHKQGKLQCQAPIAPLYNAEELYGVVPADAKQPFDVREVIARLVDGSRFDEFKALFGTTLVCGFAHLHGYPVAILANNGILFAEAAQKGAHFIELACQRGIPLLFLQNITGFMVGKKYEEGGIAKHGAKLVTAVACAQVPKFTVIIGGSFGAGNYGMCGRAYDPRFLWMWPNARIGVMGAEQAAGVLAQVKREQSERSGEVFSAADEQQLKQPILDQYERQGHPYYSSARLWDDGVIDPAQTRDVLGLALSAALNAPIEQSRFGIFRM, encoded by the coding sequence ATGGCTACCCTGCACACCCAGATCAACCCGCGCTCGGCGGAATTCGCCGGCAACAGCGCGGCCATGCTCGAACAGGTCACCCACCTGCGCGGGCTGCTCGCCCACGTCGCCCAGGGCGGCGGGCCCAAGGCCCAGCAGCGCCACACCTCGCGCGGCAAGCTGCTGCCGCGCGAACGCATCGACCGCCTGCTCGATGCCGGCTCGGCGTTCCTCGAGATCGGCCAGCTGGCGGCCCATGAGGTCTATGGCGAGGACGTGCCGGCAGCCGGCGTGATCGCCGGCATCGGCCGCGTCGAAGGCGTGGAATGCATGATCGTGGCCAACGACGCCACGGTCAAAGGCGGCTCCTACTATCCGCTGACGGTAAAAAAACACCTGCGCGCGCAGACCATCGCCCTGCAGAACCGCCTGCCGTGCATCTACCTGGTGGACTCCGGCGGCGCCAACCTGCCGCGCCAGGACGAAGTGTTCCCCGACCGCGAGCACTTCGGGCGGATCTTCTTCAACCAGGCCAACATGAGTGCCCTGGGCATCCCGCAGATCGCCGTGGTGATGGGCTCGTGCACCGCCGGTGGCGCCTATGTGCCGGCCATGGCCGACGAGGCGATCATGGTCCGCCAGCAGGCGACCATCTTCCTCGCCGGCCCCCCGCTGGTGAAGGCCGCCACCGGTGAAGTGGTCAGCGCCGAGGAGCTCGGCGGCGCCGACGTGCACTGCCGCACCAGCGGCGTGGCCGACCACTACGCCGACAACGACGAGCACGCCCTGGCCATTGCCCGGCGCAGCGTCGCCAACCTCAACTGGCACAAGCAGGGCAAGCTGCAGTGCCAGGCGCCGATTGCGCCGCTGTACAACGCCGAGGAGCTGTACGGCGTGGTGCCGGCCGATGCCAAGCAGCCGTTCGATGTGCGCGAGGTGATCGCGCGGCTGGTCGACGGCTCGCGGTTCGATGAGTTCAAGGCGCTGTTCGGCACCACCCTGGTGTGCGGCTTCGCCCACCTGCACGGCTACCCGGTGGCGATCCTGGCCAACAACGGCATCCTTTTCGCCGAGGCCGCGCAAAAAGGCGCGCACTTCATCGAGCTGGCCTGCCAGCGCGGCATCCCGTTGCTGTTCTTGCAGAACATCACCGGCTTCATGGTCGGCAAGAAGTACGAAGAAGGCGGCATCGCCAAGCATGGCGCCAAGCTGGTCACCGCCGTGGCCTGCGCCCAGGTGCCGAAGTTCACGGTGATCATCGGTGGCAGCTTCGGCGCCGGCAACTATGGTATGTGCGGCCGCGCCTACGACCCGCGCTTCCTGTGGATGTGGCCCAACGCGCGGATCGGCGTGATGGGCGCCGAGCAAGCCGCCGGCGTGCTGGCCCAGGTCAAGCGCGAACAGAGCGAGCGCAGTGGCGAGGTATTCAGCGCAGCAGACGAACAGCAACTCAAGCAGCCGATCCTCGACCAGTACGAGCGCCAGGGCCACCCCTACTACTCCAGCGCCCGGCTGTGGGACGACGGGGTCATCGACCCGGCGCAGACCCGCGATGTGCTCGGCCTGGCCTTGTCCGCCGCGTTGAACGCCCCGATCGAACAGAGCCGCTTCGGCATTTTCCGGATGTGA